A genomic region of Zalophus californianus isolate mZalCal1 chromosome 1, mZalCal1.pri.v2, whole genome shotgun sequence contains the following coding sequences:
- the LOC113918202 gene encoding zinc finger protein 709-like isoform X1 has translation MDSVAFEDVTVKFTMEEWALLDPSQKKLYRDVMQETFRNLASIVCISEEKWEIHDREDQNENHGTDLSSQMVERLCKSKECSQYEEIFSQIPYHNQKKKSPTGIKLRKCTLCGQVFMYHSSFNKHMRSHTGHKPYEYQECEEKPYKCKECGKSFKHRQSIRMHERTHTGQRPYECKHCGKAFICHNYFQIHERAHSGEKPYKCTKCSKTFSYSSNLRKHERTHIGEKPSECKQCGKTFSCLRSFRIHERIHSAKKPKECTKCGKTFSYSSNLRKHERSHNGEKPYECKEGGKALHSLTKFRRYMIKQSGDGLYKCKECGKAFRCPKNCRSHEMTHSGVKPYECKECGKAFSSLRSLGKHRRIHTARKPHACKECGKAFRYPSSLRNHERTHTGEKPYKCKECGKAFSCPNYFRIHERTHTGVKPYECKQCGKAFSCPQSFRIHEKTHSAEKPYECTKCGKVFRYSSNLRKHERSHTDDKRYECKLCGKAFSSHYYVQKHERTHTGEKPYECKECGKGFIFRSGVRSHMVIHTGDGPYKCKKCKKAFISPSSLRTHERTHTGEKPYQCKTCCKAFSLVNSLRNHERTHVKESL, from the exons ATG GACTCAGTGGCCTTTGAGGATGTGACTGTAAAGTTCACCATGGAGGAGTGGGCTCTCCTGGATCCATCCCAGAAGAAACTCTACAGAGATGTGATGCAGGAAACCTTCAGGAACCTGGCCTCAATAG TgtgtatttcagaagaaaaatgggaaatccATGACAGGGAAGATCAGAATGAAAATCATGGGACAGATCTAAG CAGTCAAATGGTAGAAAGACTCTGTAAAAGTAAAGAATGTAGTCAGTATGAAGAAATCTTCAGCCAGATTCCATATCATAATCAGAAGAAGAAAAGTCCTACTGGAATAAAACTACGTAAATGTACTTTATGTGGACAAGTCTTCATGTATCATTCATCCTTTAACAAGCACATGAGATCTCACACTGGCCACAAACCATATGAATATCAGGAATGTGAAGAGAAGCCTtataaatgtaaggaatgtgggaaatcctTCAAGCATCGCCAATCCATTCGAATGCATGAAAGGACACACACTGGACAGAGGCCCTATGAATGTAAACACTGTGGGAAAGCTTTCATTTGTCACAATTACTTTCAAATTCATGAaagggcacacagtggggaaaaGCCCTACAAGTGTACAAAATGTAGTAAAACCTTTAGTTATTCAAGCAACTTACGTAAACACGAAAGGACTCATATTGGAGAGAAACCTAGTGAATGTAAGCAATGCGGTAAAACTTTCAGTTGTCTCAGGTCCTTTCGAATACACGAAAGGATACACAGTGCCAAAAAGCCTAAGGAATGTACAAAATGTGGTAAAACCTTCAGTTATTCAAGTAATTTACGTAAACATGAGAGAAGTCATAAtggggagaaaccctatgaatgtaaggaagGTGGGAAAGCCTTGCATTCTCTTACCAAATTTCGAAGATACATGATCAAGCAAAGTGGAGATGGACTTTATAAATGTAaagagtgtgggaaagccttcaggtGTCCCAAAAACTGTCGTAGTCATGAAATGACACACAGTGGAGTAaagccctatgaatgtaaggaatgtggtaAAGCTTTCAGTTCTCTTAGGTCCcttggaaaacacagaagaatTCATACTGCAAGGAAGCCTCATGCATGTAAGGAATGTGGTAAAGCTTTCCGTTATCCCAGTTCCCTTCGAAATCATGAAAGAACTCATACTGGGGAGAAACCTTATAagtgtaaggaatgtgggaaagctttcagttgTCCCAATTACTTTCGAATTCATGAAAGAACTCACACCGGAGTCAAACCATATGAATGTAAGCAatgtggaaaagctttcagttgTCCCCAGTCCTTTAGAATACACGAAAAGACACATAGTGCagaaaaaccctatgaatgtacAAAATGTGGTAAAGTCTTCAGATATTCAAGTAACTTACGCAAACATGAGAGATCTCATACTGATGACAAACGCTATGAATGTAAACTATGTGGTAAGGCCTTCAGCAGTCACTATTATGttcaaaaacatgaaagaactcacactggagaaaagccttatgaatgtaaggaatgtgggaaaggcTTCATTTTTCGCTCAGGTGTTCGATCACACATGGTAATCCACACTGGAGATGGACCTTATAAATGTAAGAAATGTaagaaagcatttatttctcccagttcgTTACGAACGCATGAAagaactcacactggagagaaaccttatcaATGTAAAACTTGTTGCAAAGCcttcagtcttgttaattctttacGAAATCATGAAAGAACTCATGTGAAAGAAAGTCTGTGA
- the LOC113918202 gene encoding zinc finger protein 709-like isoform X2 — MDSVAFEDVTVKFTMEEWALLDPSQKKLYRDVMQETFRNLASIVCISEEKWEIHDREDQNENHGTDLSQMVERLCKSKECSQYEEIFSQIPYHNQKKKSPTGIKLRKCTLCGQVFMYHSSFNKHMRSHTGHKPYEYQECEEKPYKCKECGKSFKHRQSIRMHERTHTGQRPYECKHCGKAFICHNYFQIHERAHSGEKPYKCTKCSKTFSYSSNLRKHERTHIGEKPSECKQCGKTFSCLRSFRIHERIHSAKKPKECTKCGKTFSYSSNLRKHERSHNGEKPYECKEGGKALHSLTKFRRYMIKQSGDGLYKCKECGKAFRCPKNCRSHEMTHSGVKPYECKECGKAFSSLRSLGKHRRIHTARKPHACKECGKAFRYPSSLRNHERTHTGEKPYKCKECGKAFSCPNYFRIHERTHTGVKPYECKQCGKAFSCPQSFRIHEKTHSAEKPYECTKCGKVFRYSSNLRKHERSHTDDKRYECKLCGKAFSSHYYVQKHERTHTGEKPYECKECGKGFIFRSGVRSHMVIHTGDGPYKCKKCKKAFISPSSLRTHERTHTGEKPYQCKTCCKAFSLVNSLRNHERTHVKESL; from the exons ATG GACTCAGTGGCCTTTGAGGATGTGACTGTAAAGTTCACCATGGAGGAGTGGGCTCTCCTGGATCCATCCCAGAAGAAACTCTACAGAGATGTGATGCAGGAAACCTTCAGGAACCTGGCCTCAATAG TgtgtatttcagaagaaaaatgggaaatccATGACAGGGAAGATCAGAATGAAAATCATGGGACAGATCTAAG TCAAATGGTAGAAAGACTCTGTAAAAGTAAAGAATGTAGTCAGTATGAAGAAATCTTCAGCCAGATTCCATATCATAATCAGAAGAAGAAAAGTCCTACTGGAATAAAACTACGTAAATGTACTTTATGTGGACAAGTCTTCATGTATCATTCATCCTTTAACAAGCACATGAGATCTCACACTGGCCACAAACCATATGAATATCAGGAATGTGAAGAGAAGCCTtataaatgtaaggaatgtgggaaatcctTCAAGCATCGCCAATCCATTCGAATGCATGAAAGGACACACACTGGACAGAGGCCCTATGAATGTAAACACTGTGGGAAAGCTTTCATTTGTCACAATTACTTTCAAATTCATGAaagggcacacagtggggaaaaGCCCTACAAGTGTACAAAATGTAGTAAAACCTTTAGTTATTCAAGCAACTTACGTAAACACGAAAGGACTCATATTGGAGAGAAACCTAGTGAATGTAAGCAATGCGGTAAAACTTTCAGTTGTCTCAGGTCCTTTCGAATACACGAAAGGATACACAGTGCCAAAAAGCCTAAGGAATGTACAAAATGTGGTAAAACCTTCAGTTATTCAAGTAATTTACGTAAACATGAGAGAAGTCATAAtggggagaaaccctatgaatgtaaggaagGTGGGAAAGCCTTGCATTCTCTTACCAAATTTCGAAGATACATGATCAAGCAAAGTGGAGATGGACTTTATAAATGTAaagagtgtgggaaagccttcaggtGTCCCAAAAACTGTCGTAGTCATGAAATGACACACAGTGGAGTAaagccctatgaatgtaaggaatgtggtaAAGCTTTCAGTTCTCTTAGGTCCcttggaaaacacagaagaatTCATACTGCAAGGAAGCCTCATGCATGTAAGGAATGTGGTAAAGCTTTCCGTTATCCCAGTTCCCTTCGAAATCATGAAAGAACTCATACTGGGGAGAAACCTTATAagtgtaaggaatgtgggaaagctttcagttgTCCCAATTACTTTCGAATTCATGAAAGAACTCACACCGGAGTCAAACCATATGAATGTAAGCAatgtggaaaagctttcagttgTCCCCAGTCCTTTAGAATACACGAAAAGACACATAGTGCagaaaaaccctatgaatgtacAAAATGTGGTAAAGTCTTCAGATATTCAAGTAACTTACGCAAACATGAGAGATCTCATACTGATGACAAACGCTATGAATGTAAACTATGTGGTAAGGCCTTCAGCAGTCACTATTATGttcaaaaacatgaaagaactcacactggagaaaagccttatgaatgtaaggaatgtgggaaaggcTTCATTTTTCGCTCAGGTGTTCGATCACACATGGTAATCCACACTGGAGATGGACCTTATAAATGTAAGAAATGTaagaaagcatttatttctcccagttcgTTACGAACGCATGAAagaactcacactggagagaaaccttatcaATGTAAAACTTGTTGCAAAGCcttcagtcttgttaattctttacGAAATCATGAAAGAACTCATGTGAAAGAAAGTCTGTGA